A window of the Acidimicrobiales bacterium genome harbors these coding sequences:
- a CDS encoding nucleotidyltransferase domain-containing protein: MSQAHTVDELGRYDGLTLAQAVPHVIDEIVTAVDLFEIILFGSVARGDDGPDSGIDLLVVFDMVEASDKRSLMRTTRAAVKTFVPLDIVVADLAEIATERSNVGSAVYWPLREGVSVYRRPVADAN; this comes from the coding sequence ATGTCGCAGGCGCACACCGTCGACGAACTTGGACGATACGACGGGCTCACGTTGGCCCAAGCTGTCCCTCACGTGATCGACGAAATCGTGACGGCGGTGGACCTCTTCGAGATCATCCTGTTCGGCTCGGTGGCGCGCGGCGATGATGGGCCTGACTCAGGCATCGATCTCCTCGTCGTGTTCGACATGGTCGAGGCCTCGGACAAGCGATCACTCATGCGGACCACACGTGCCGCAGTCAAGACGTTCGTTCCCCTCGACATCGTCGTTGCGGACCTCGCCGAGATCGCTACCGAGCGGTCGAACGTGGGATCCGCTGTGTACTGGCCGCTTCGCGAGGGCGTGAGCGTCTACCGACGGCCCGTGGCCGATGCCAACTGA